In Drosophila santomea strain STO CAGO 1482 chromosome 3L, Prin_Dsan_1.1, whole genome shotgun sequence, a single window of DNA contains:
- the LOC120450424 gene encoding telomere length and silencing protein 1 homolog → MSDAEESKAETTTKVMFKKAGRKNLRQRKNSDETEKEEQITLDEIKERQRLRQRPNGVSLVGLALGKKIAPEEELAIKDPFNVKTGGLVNMQQLKSGKMKEADDAYDVGIGTQFSAETNKRDEDEEMMKYIEQELQKRKGGGTEDAVEDDGDVNKYLTPEDAALYALPDHLRQSSSHRSEEMLSNQMLNGIPEVDLGIVAKIRNIEATEEAKQKLLQDAKNKKDGPSQFVPTNMAVNFMQHNRFNIEDSSDQRRRKREEREGNKSAQHQTNPNGVKRATDDYHYDKFRKQFRRY, encoded by the exons ATGAGTGATGCAGAGGAAAGCAAAGCAGAAACAACCACGAAAGTGATGTTCAAGAAAGCGGGGCGAAAAAACCTCAGGCAACGCAAGAATTCAGATGAAACAGAGAAGGAGGAACA AATAACACTAGATGAGATCAAGGAACGCCAGCGTCTAAGGCAGCGACCCAATGGCGTCAGCCTGGTGGGACTGGCACTGGGCAAGAAAATCGCGCCTGAGGAGGAACTCGCCATCAAGGATCCCTTCAATGTGAAGACCGGAGGTCTGGTGAACATGCAGCAGCTGAAATCGGGCAAGATGAAGGAGGCGGACGACGCCTACGACGTGGGAATTGGCACCCAGTTCTCGGCGGAGACGAACAAGCgggatgaggacgaggagaTGATGAAGTACATCGAGCAGGAGCTGCAGAAGCGTAAGGGCGGCGGCACGGAAGACGCAGTGGAGGATGACGGGGATGTGAACAAGTACCTGACGCCCGAGGATGCCGCCTTGTACGCACTGCCCGACCACCTGAGGCAGTCCTCCTCGCACAGATCCGAGGAGATGTTGTCCAACCAGATGCTCAATGGCATTCCCGAAGTAGACCTGGGCATTGTGGCCAAGATCCGTAACATAGAGGCCACCGAGGAAGCCAAGCAGAAGCTGCTGCAGGATGCCAAGAACAAGAAGGATGGACCCTCGCAATTCGTGCCCACCAACATGGCGGTCAACTTCATGCAACACAATCGAT TCAACATCGAGGATAGCAGCGATCAAAGGAGGCGCAAGCGGGAGGAAAGGGAGGGTAACAAGTCCGCGCAGCACCAAACGAATCCCAATGGAGTCAAGCGAGCCACAGATGACTATCATTATGACAAGTTCAGGAAGCAATTCCGCAGATACTAA